The following is a genomic window from Stenotrophomonas maltophilia.
CTGACCTCCGATTTCCCCAACCTGCAGGTCAGCTTCACCGATCTGCTGCAGCTGCCGGGCGTGACCCGCGGCGAGGCCACCGATGCGCCCGCCCTGCAGGCCGAGGCCCTGGCCCTGATGGACCAGGTGCTGGATGGCTTCATCGAGGCGCGTGAACGCGAAGGCGGCAAGCTGGCCGCCGCCATCGCCGAGCGCGTGGACGGCATCGAGCGCATCGCCACCGAAGTGCGCACGCTGATTCCGGCAATTCGCGACGGCCAGCGCGCCAAGCTGGCCGCCCGCCTGGCCGATCTGCCGCACCCGGTCGATCCCGGCCGCGCCGAGCAGGAGCTGGTGCTGTGGCTGCAGAAGCTGGATGTGGATGAAGAACTGGACCGCCTCGGCAGTCACATCGCCGAGATCCGCCGCGTGCTCAAGCAGCGCGAGCCGGTCGGCCGCCGCCTGGACTTCCTGCTGCAGGAGTTCAACCGCGAAGCCAACACACTGGGCTCGAAGTCGGTGGACAGCCGTACCTCCAATGCCGCGGTGGAGCTGAAGGTTCTGATCGACCAGATCCGCGAGCAGGTGCAGAACATCGAGTGATGCTGGAGGGGCGCC
Proteins encoded in this region:
- a CDS encoding YicC/YloC family endoribonuclease; its protein translation is MIRSMTAYAGGERVTPWGTLGCELRSVNHRFLEVGTRLPEELRALEPQLRERIAARLSRGKLDLVMRLRAPEAAANLQVDEALLGQLGRLAHRLTSDFPNLQVSFTDLLQLPGVTRGEATDAPALQAEALALMDQVLDGFIEAREREGGKLAAAIAERVDGIERIATEVRTLIPAIRDGQRAKLAARLADLPHPVDPGRAEQELVLWLQKLDVDEELDRLGSHIAEIRRVLKQREPVGRRLDFLLQEFNREANTLGSKSVDSRTSNAAVELKVLIDQIREQVQNIE